TATTTTGCCGAGGTACAAAACCGCATGCGTGATTATCCAAGCCTCCAGGGTGACTTCTTTGTGTACAGCGACATTTTCAGCGAAGGTCGGCCAGCGTACTGGAGTGGCTACTACACAACCCGACCATACTGGAAAGTtcttgatcgccagttggaagCATCGCTGCGTTCAGCTGAAATATTGTACAGTTGGTCATACGCCTGGGCGGTGCAGGAAGGCCAAGCGCGCGTTGTGCAACTGCTGGAAAAGGATTACGAGAAGTTGGTGCGGGCCAGGCGGGCACTGGCACTATTCCAGCACCATGACGCTATCACGGGCACTTCTAAGGCGTATGTAATGCACGACTACGCTGTCAAGCTACATGAAAGTCTGCACGACACCTTGGCTCTGGCTGGGCAGGCAGCTGAGGCGCTGCTCCTCACCCCTGCCGCCATGGCAGCCCTGGATCACCGCGCCGCGCCACTCCACCATCTTCATCCAGACTTCGAGAGGTCAACCTACGAGCGTCTGCCCCACAAACTGCCTCTGACAATCCCGCGGAGCCACCCGCGTCTCGTGGTCATGTTCAACTCCCTGGTGCAGCGCCGCTTCGAGGTGGTGAGGGTGCTGGTGTCGTCCCTGGATGTGCGAGTCACCGATGAGCACGGTCACCAGGTGCCCATACAGATCAACCCTGTGTGGAACGACACGGGCAACGGCATGGTCATCCTCAACACGCAGTTTGAGCTTCTCTTCGTGGCGGACTTGCCGGCGCTCAGTGTGGTAACTTACGGCATCCACCAAATGGCTCATTCCTCCCTCGAGAGCAGAGCCTCTGTCTACTCCAACAATTACGCCCCTGCGCCAGACCCAAGTTACTCCCCACCTTTTGAGACACACGATGTTCTTCCCGGAGACATCCAACTGGAGAGCGACCATCTCAAGCTGCTGTTTGATGGCACCACGGGCATGCTGCGCTCTATTACTGACAAACCCAGCGGTCGAGTGACACAAGCTGCGGTGCGTTATGCTGCCTATCCCTCTGCGCAGTTTAAGTCTGGCGCTTATCTCTTTAAGCCTGATCCTAATGCCCGTGAACCCGAGGAAGATGTGCTGGCTGGCGCCAAGCCTCGACTTTTCATCCACTCGGGTCCCGTGGCCTCAGAGTTGAGCGTTATGTTCGGCTCCGTTCTCATGCACACGACACGCATCCTGCATGTAGCTCACCGCCCTCTTGCCTCGGCCGTATACATGGAGAATCTCTTCAACCTTGGCGGCAGATACAACAGCACAGAGACCCCGGGCTTCCCTCCACACTTCCGGGAGACTGAAATGTTCATGCGCGTCATGACAGACATCGATAACGGGGCTGAGCCAACCTTCTACACGGATCAGAGTGGCTTACACATGCAAAAGCGCGTCAGAGTTCAGCGCATCGGCATTCAGGGTAATTATTTTCCCATCACTTCGGCGGCCATGATTGAAGATGGCTCAGGACCAGGCCGCCGTCTCACCCTCCTCACAGACCACGCTGCGGGCGCCGCCTCCTGGCAGCAGGGATGGCTCGAGGTAATGGTGGAGCGCCGCACCTTCTATGACGACGCTCGGGGCATGGGCGAAGGCGTCACTGACCAGAAGCGCACTATGGGCCGCTACTGGTTATTGCTGGAGGAAACCCGAAACCCTGAACCCGTGGCACGGCTTTCTCTAGCGGCACACCACCTCTCCAACAGCTTAAATTACCCCATCACTCAGCTCATCAACGAGGGACTTGACGCCGACCAGCTCAAGGCAGCAGCTCACCTCATCACGCGGCCGCTGCCCTGCCCGCTGCACCTCATGACCCTCCGCACACTGGCCGAGCCCCAGTACCCGAGCCTCCTGCCTTCCCGCACGGCCCTCATGGTGATCCAGAACCAGGCGCCTTCCTGCTCCACTTCAGCCTCTGTGGCTACTTGCACCGGCTTGGGCGATTCTCCCTTCCCAGGCACGGAGCTCACAATCCAGGTAAGCAGAATAATGCTGTTTGAGAGACGATGATCTGTCttgtcattctccttccttcattctgtgATACTACCCACAAACCCTCAGACACCATTCGCTCTGCCCTTCATCAAACACTTTAACTCTCACCTTCCTCAGGCATTCTTCGTTAAGCCATTTGTGGTGTAGACTGAGTGGCACCTCCTGTTGCTATCTCACCGTTATGCATTCACCAAcggggaaagaaataaagaaaataggattTGTTACATTCAAAGCATTAGCTCCATTCCTTGAAGGTGCCAGAAGACAGTTTTCCTCTGCACTCAGAATCTGAAAGGGCCAACAATTCTTACGAGTTTCTGAATAGGTAGTACTATTATTTTTAAACACAGGAAGATTCCCCAGAACTGAGTTGTACAGTCAGTGCCCGTGAACGTTTCTATCAGGACCtgcacatctttttttcttcttcttcttaagagagaggagattttcatagattttgttAGTTATAGTTAAgcaaattgtagtagtagtagtagtagtagtagtagtagtagtagtagtagtagtagtagtaggaacagcACGAAtacacactgctactactactactacttcttttagtaataataaaaacaataacaataatgatcttCCTAGGTGTCCGGGCTCCAGCGTGTCTCCCTGACGGCCACATCAAGTCAAGGACCACTCAACTCCCTCCCGGACCTGAGTGTGCCCCACCACAACCTACGCGCCGTCACCCTCACCTTCCCGCagcccccgccgccgccgcctccacctGCTTAATAAAACTGTGCCCCGCCTTGACACAGTCTCTCATTCCTCAccccctaccactaccactacaccatcactagtttctgtctgtctgtgtctgtctgttgttctgtctgtcagtctgtttgctagtttgtctctctctctctctctctctctctctctctctctctctctctctctctctctctctctctctctctctctctctctctctctctctctctctctctctctctctctctctctctctctctctctctctctcaaggttatCAGTCAGTCTATGAAGCCAAAGTTCACCTATATACATTTATTAAGCATATAAACATACGAATATTAAAACTTGTTCTCAAACTTTTATATGTAAACAGTTTATAGAAGATGTGGAATttttgaaaattaaaaaaaaagctaaaataacCGATCTTTAATAACTTAACCCAGAACCACAAACTGTTTAGCACCAAGCGAGTGCCACCGCAGTTTTGATATATAAGAATGATAATCTTAtagttttttgctgttttagTACTTTCAGTATATTGATTGCATTTGTATGAGTGAGTTGGATCATATTCTTGATAcatatttttctaatatatacaCTTTAATTGATTGAATGTTATTTATGTGTTCTTATActgttaaaagaaataataaaaagaaaatgtttcagTACTTATTATGAACAAAATAATGACCTTCAGTTTTAGACATtaatgccatgtgtgtgtgtgtgtgcgcgtatgtgtgtgtgtgtgtgtgtgtgtgtgtgtgtgtgtgtgtgtgtgtgtgtgtgtgtgtgtgtgtgtgtgaaagagagagagagagagtgtgtgtgtgtgtgtgtgtgtgaaagagagagagaaaaaaaaaaagagtgcgtgtgtgcgtgcgtgcgtgtgttattcaccatggtcgtctgctggtcacccagccaaccttttccctacggaaagagctcagaactcatactgaccgatcttcatGTAGGATTgagacacatcacacaccaggaaagcgaggtcacaaccccatGAGTTACATCCCCCACATATTTacttctaggtgaacagaggctacacattaagaggcttgccgatttgcctcgccgctcccgggactcgaacccaggccttctTGGTTATGAGCCgaatgtgctaaccactacactacgaggtgtgtgttgggggggcgTATCACAACCTTGCTTTCGGAGGATTCATATCATAATTGTGACTGATAGAATCGTTGATCTCTTCACaatagaaaaatgagctttACCATCACCGGTAACTGATATATCAGTCATCTCAGGTATAAACTAAACAAATATTTAATGATATTCATATACTTTTGTATTACCCGACACACCATGAAAGCATTcgtctgcatctctctctctctctctctctctctctctctctctctctctctctctctctctccagtctttgTAACATTATGGGACTTACTCCCAGGCATTTGTTTGGCATATAAAAATATGCTTGTCACCTACAGTCCGCACATGTGGTGTGCACTGCAATGAGTGGAGCGCCTGTAAAGTTATCCCAGATTAGCGAAGCAGTGAATCCTCAGCAATTACCGTTTCCCTGCATCTGCAACAAACACAGGGACCAACACAAGGGATTACTAATGCACTTTACGTTTTAGTATGCATATAGATATCATGATATGTATCCAACTTGCTGTGTTGCAGTATTAGTTCCTGACTCGGTGAGACGATTCAGAACCATCTTGTTTGCTTTAATCGACACACACTTAGCTCGTCGCTACCTCTTCATTCTCCACCGACACGGCACAGGAGCTGCACCGCCCATGCCACCACCCCTGCTCTTGCCATACCCCGCCTGCTGAAGGACGCCTCACTGTAAGTCATTTGGAAATACGGATGTTGTTTGAGTTTGCGTTTTGGAAAAACATCTACATCAGGCCGCTGCTTAGGAAGGCCAGGGGTGGGATATTGAaacggtcgtgtgtgtgtgtgtgtgtatatatatatatatatatatatatatatatatatatatatatatatatatatatatatatatatatatatatatatatatatatatatatatatatatatatatgatagattattagatagataatagatatagATTGATATAGATAGAGAAgtcacaggaggaagaagagatgagtggctgacttgtatttatttgttaggcGTTGGTGAGTGCAGTGAgggtttgtgtttgtgattgGTGGTGTTTGTCTGTGTAAGGAGGGGTGAGTGGCTGAGTTGCTCGTGTTCCCTGGGTGTTGGCGAGTGCAGTGAGAGTTTGTGTTTTCCCCACAGGACGTGCTGCTCTGGTGGCGTGGCGTCGAGGGAAGCGCCTCTCTGTATCCCAGTCCACCACTTTACTGAACATGTGAATGTACTCCAGAGTTTCAAAAAGgaagtggcacacacacactttgctgcaCTCCAGGTAAGGCAAACAAGTTGTCACATGGCAGTTTTTTTGACATTGTCGTTAGTTTTTCTCACCTCCCAACTGCtaactgtacaagggccttattcatctttgtatgaagtactcttcgcatgtttgaggggGCTCCACTCACACAGTATTGTTAGGTAggatggaatgaaaagcttttcgtctcatcaactcctcctctgactgactgtcttcagcctctttctcactgccgaaatgttgcatctcttctatcttattgctattttcttgctaattgctctactgatcttgctaactgcatgcctcccctcctcctgcagccttgctccacaaggctttcttcttcctctcatccctattctgtccaactctgtaatacaagagttaaccaatactctatCATTcagacctttctctggtaaactctggaattccctgcatgattctgtatttccatcttcctatgacttgacatcTTTTAagtgggaggtttcaagacatttgtctgtcttttggctaattctgtaCCAATCTTTTAGTGAACTtgcaattcaagtgggcctttttttctaacttttgttgcccttaactagtttcctcttccataaaaaaaaagtgtggctTTGCTTGGCTGGGTTTTTTATATACCTTCCTGTACCACAAATGTGATTACAAGTGAGCAGTTTTGACAGTTTCAGATTGATAAGATGACATGAAGGTAAATGATTGCTAAACATGAACTTTACTtgactcctttcttttgttgcaGGCTTTGGAGGTCCAGCGGCACCCTGCACACTGCTTTCATAAACGTGTGTGCAGAGTGCAAGACTGAGAGGagcaaggatggaggatgctTCAAGACAGAGAGGGACAAGGATGGAGAATGCTTCAACATTCACAGCATCATTGGTTCAGGCTTTCTTGTTTTGTGGAAAGTAATGCACACAGTTTTGACGGAAGGATTGTATTTCATCACTCATATTGATAGATTGTGTCATTGTGTTGACCATTGTGCATCAAGTAACTTCATTACATGTCAGTTATACATTTAGCTACCAGGAGTAACAATTTTTGAGATCTGTAATGTATAAAAAGTGACTAAGAGATCTTGCATTATGAAGATTTGTTTAAAGGTGTTTGTTTATTAGCTTGATCTAGTTGTGCCAGTCTTAACAGTCCATATTGTACAGATATAACTATTGGCCATTGCTCTTCCTGCAGATGGAATTTCAGTCAGCactgcaaggtgtgtgtgtttcactgtttgatctgctgcagtctctgacgagacagccagacattaccctacggaacgagctcagagctcattatttccgatcttcggataggcctgagaccaggcacacaccacacaccgggacaacaaggtcacaactcctcgatttacatcccatacctactcactgctaggtgaacaggggctacacgtgaaaggagacacacccaaatatctccacccggccggggaatcgaaccccggtcctctggcttgtgaagccagcgctctaaccactgagctaccgggctgtgtgtgtgtgtgtgtgtgtgtgtgtgtgtttcactgtttgatctgctgcagtctctgacgagacagcccgacgttaccctacagaacaagctcagagctcattatttccgatcttcggataggcctgagaccaggcacacattgggacaacaaggtcacaactcctcgatttacatcccatacctactcactgctaggtgaacaggggctacacgtgaaaggagacacccaaatatctccacccggccagggaatcgaaccccggtcctctggcttgtgaagccagcgctctaaccactgagctaccgggcgtgtgtgtgtgtgtgtgtgttgaggggcaGCTTTGTGGGCAAGTGTGCCAGTCATTCCTTGATATCAATGTCTTTCATTTAGGGAAAAATGTTGTGTGTAATTAGGTTTATATACATTATTGAGTGAGAATGTTTGGACTGATTAAATAGTAAGTTTCTCAACTTTCTAGACCTTTGCTGTGACTGTTCTGTGTAAGATTTCAAGTACGGCATTCTACAAACCGTCATAGCTAGTGATGTGATCGTAGCAAGACAATATGGTGTATTTTAGATACAAGTCCCTCTGGGACAGGCTCTAACCTTGTGACTGGCCATAAGTGCCAAGACATGATTCAACATAGTGGGAGCTTGGCTGTATATACCATAGCATGATCCCTGACAGTTTTttatgttaattaaagataaataTCCATAGTGATGACTAAATAATGTCCTCCTTTGATGCAGTAACTTACCATTATAGACAACTGCCAAGACAAGCCCCATCAATTGTCCCAAAACTCAAACAAACCTTGCCCTGTGTGGCCTGCATGTGTCCTGTGCCATTTGTCATGTGTCGAGCTGTCGGGCATAATCTTCTGTTTGTCATGTCATGTTTCATGTTTGGATACACAGTCTAACTATTCCCAAAGTAGTAATAAAATTTCAAAATAATTTAAGTTTTAGAAAATTAAGTCAAGGAGCTATTTctttgtatacatatataaaattgacaattatgtgttttgtgtatttaaaGTGACAATGTAGTGTTGCAAGGGACATCATGCTGTTTGAGAGCAGTGCCATTGTGAAATGCTTAAAAATAATTTTACAGAATTGATAGTTCCTCACAGACTTGCAatgaaaatgctctcaaaatacTTTCAGAACTTGTAGTTACTAACAATACTTGTGCAATGGAAACCTCTCAAAACAGtactcttatgttcttatattattttttttatgttacattACCTGTTCATATAGGGAGTGCTGCCATGTATGTGCAGGTCTCATAGTAATGATAGGTGGAGTGAGGCAGACCTGTTCATGCATGCTCTTgcaactttccttatttttgttgctttaaTACTTTGTGAGGTGAAAATATTCCCagagtaaaaaatatgaaattgtTGCAAGTTGCATAGATTATTTTAAGTTGAAATGTAAAAATTGTACAAATTCTGATATTCTATTGTAAGTTGCAAATTGTAAAATTTTTTGAAAATTGTAGAAAATTTCTCAAATTCTACTATTGCACTAAAAATTTAAGTTGCAAATTGTAAAATTTTTCTTGAAAATTGTAGAAAATTTCTCAAATTCTACTATTGCACTAAAAAATTTATAATTCTACTATTGCACTGTAAAAAttttctaagttgaaaattttggtagagttttcaGAGTTGTGTAAAAATTTTCTAGTTAAAATTTTGTTGGAGTTTTCAGAGTTGTgtaaaatttttctattttgttggaGTTTTCAGAGTTGTGTAAAATttttctaagttgaaaattttggtagagttttcaGAGTTGTGTAAAAATTTTTTAATTGAATTTTTTCCAAGTAGAAAATTTTGGTGGTTTTCAGATTTGTAAAAATGTGTTGATTGAATAAAAGTTTAAGAAGGGAGactcttcattgtatttttaacccaaatatacatctggtgtttctccggagactcttcagAGTATTTATGACTTAGTACAGTTTTTGGAGCAGCTTTGCAGggatttttcagcattttggAGCAACTTTGCAGggatttttcagcattttttgctaTTGGAGCAGCTTTGCAGggatttttcagcattttttggcTACTTTAGCTGCTTTTTGAGGCAGCTTTGCAGGGATTCTTCATTTTTTGGCTATTTTTGCTGCTTTTCAGGCATTTTACCGTCACTCCAGCTGAGAGTTTGGTCCAATCGAGTGAGCATTATCTCATCAGGCTTTCAATTTAGAATTTGTAGGATTTACAGCTTCAGGGAAAGGACTATACAGTTATTTGAAAAGCTGGAAGTATACACATTGTGGGGCTtattagggttaggttagatacaCTATAGGTGGTGAGTATATCAGGTTAGGCATTTTGTAAGTAttccttaaagaaaaaaaaaaaacaggaattatCAAAATCACCAATATGAATTGATTAATCAAGATTTATTCtgaagtagtaacagcagttgTGTGGGTCCATCACAGAACATTGAAGGAATAACATTACACTTGTGTGCGCACATTCACATCAGATGGAAGGAATAACATTACAAGAGTGACTGGCA
The window above is part of the Portunus trituberculatus isolate SZX2019 chromosome 14, ASM1759143v1, whole genome shotgun sequence genome. Proteins encoded here:
- the LOC123503362 gene encoding alpha-mannosidase 2-like → MVKMVPRRGWLRLSFLGLLAACALVYVYYYSYGTNGPHLMKDGKLQQQQDAGRGGERRAERQSGGGVVVDEGLGQIIPSAQCRAITPPTTDVNTVDQFPKFEFQPAWMRGKEFWDTNFEKRYLKRRAKWKKLPLKVILMPHSHNDPGWLKTYEEYYFHQTSKILQNMIEKLRVHTNMTFIWSEISFLSLWYERAHPTLRQQLKDLISSGRLEIATGGWVMTDEANVHLYAMMDQLIEGHQWLSNILGVQPVSGWSVDPFGHGAAVPYLLHESGVRAMVVQRIHYAWKQWLAEQQLGDFMWRQVWDSSGDYDILCHNRPYDIYSIKHSCGPHPQICLGYDFRKVPGEYTEYTIKSVPIDDHNVKKKAELLLEQYGRTGSLYPHNVVLVPIGDDFRYDHASEWDQQYSSYHKLLTHINSDPRYHATVQFGTLKDYFAEVQNRMRDYPSLQGDFFVYSDIFSEGRPAYWSGYYTTRPYWKVLDRQLEASLRSAEILYSWSYAWAVQEGQARVVQLLEKDYEKLVRARRALALFQHHDAITGTSKAYVMHDYAVKLHESLHDTLALAGQAAEALLLTPAAMAALDHRAAPLHHLHPDFERSTYERLPHKLPLTIPRSHPRLVVMFNSLVQRRFEVVRVLVSSLDVRVTDEHGHQVPIQINPVWNDTGNGMVILNTQFELLFVADLPALSVVTYGIHQMAHSSLESRASVYSNNYAPAPDPSYSPPFETHDVLPGDIQLESDHLKLLFDGTTGMLRSITDKPSGRVTQAAVRYAAYPSAQFKSGAYLFKPDPNAREPEEDVLAGAKPRLFIHSGPVASELSVMFGSVLMHTTRILHVAHRPLASAVYMENLFNLGGRYNSTETPGFPPHFRETEMFMRVMTDIDNGAEPTFYTDQSGLHMQKRVRVQRIGIQGNYFPITSAAMIEDGSGPGRRLTLLTDHAAGAASWQQGWLEVMVERRTFYDDARGMGEGVTDQKRTMGRYWLLLEETRNPEPVARLSLAAHHLSNSLNYPITQLINEGLDADQLKAAAHLITRPLPCPLHLMTLRTLAEPQYPSLLPSRTALMVIQNQAPSCSTSASVATCTGLGDSPFPGTELTIQVSGLQRVSLTATSSQGPLNSLPDLSVPHHNLRAVTLTFPQPPPPPPPPA
- the LOC123503643 gene encoding uncharacterized protein LOC123503643, encoding MYSRVSKRKWHTHTLLHSRLWRSSGTLHTAFINVCAECKTERSKDGGCFKTERDKDGECFNIHSIIGSGFLVLWKVMHTVLTEGLYFITHIDRLCHCVDHCASSNFITCQLYI